The proteins below come from a single Arthrobacter crystallopoietes genomic window:
- a CDS encoding PhoH family protein, with protein sequence MSETRLDVDPLGSSNRSIHFESSEHMVKALGAQDEVLRLIESEFSDVNLHVRGNELSISGPPAAVDRTERLLEEIRTLAANDTRVSPQVVAQLLRMLSEQSVARPAEVLTLNILSSRGRTIRPKTLNQKNYVDAIDNNTVVFGIGPAGTGKTYLAMAKAVQALQHKEVNRIILTRPAVEAGERLGFLPGTLSDKIDPYLRPLYDALHDMMDPDSIPRLMAAGTIEVAPLAYMRGRTLNDAFIILDEAQNTTPEQMKMFLTRLGFGSKMVVTGDVTQIDLPGGTSSGLKIVSEILQGVDDVNFSMLEASDVVRHRLVSDIVTAYGRWDDERRKPSTARRRRTEQES encoded by the coding sequence ATGTCGGAAACACGTCTGGATGTGGATCCGCTCGGATCCAGTAACCGTTCCATCCACTTTGAATCGTCGGAACATATGGTCAAGGCGCTCGGAGCCCAGGATGAGGTGCTCCGGCTCATAGAATCCGAGTTCAGCGACGTGAATCTGCATGTACGCGGCAACGAACTCTCCATCTCCGGCCCGCCTGCTGCCGTCGACCGCACAGAGCGCCTGCTGGAGGAAATCCGCACGCTGGCCGCCAATGACACGCGTGTGTCGCCGCAGGTAGTCGCACAGTTGCTGCGCATGCTCAGCGAGCAATCAGTTGCCAGGCCGGCCGAAGTGCTGACGCTGAACATTCTTTCTTCGCGCGGACGGACCATCCGTCCGAAGACGCTGAATCAGAAGAACTACGTGGACGCTATCGACAACAACACCGTTGTCTTCGGCATCGGTCCGGCGGGAACGGGCAAGACATATCTGGCCATGGCCAAGGCCGTCCAGGCCCTGCAGCACAAGGAAGTCAACCGGATCATCCTGACGCGTCCGGCCGTTGAAGCGGGGGAGCGGCTCGGTTTCCTGCCCGGCACGCTCAGTGACAAGATCGACCCCTACCTGCGTCCGCTCTATGACGCACTGCACGACATGATGGATCCGGATTCCATTCCACGGTTGATGGCAGCGGGCACCATTGAGGTCGCACCTTTGGCCTATATGCGCGGCCGGACCCTCAACGATGCGTTCATCATTCTGGATGAAGCGCAGAACACCACACCGGAACAGATGAAGATGTTCCTGACCCGGTTGGGCTTCGGCTCGAAAATGGTAGTGACGGGCGACGTCACGCAGATCGACCTTCCAGGCGGCACGAGCTCCGGACTCAAGATCGTCAGTGAAATCCTGCAGGGTGTCGATGACGTCAATTTCTCCATGCTGGAGGCGTCGGATGTGGTCCGGCACCGGCTGGTCAGTGACATCGTCACCGCCTACGGCCGTTGGGACGACGAACGCCGGAAGCCCTCGACAGCCCGGCGGCGGCGGACGGAACAGGAGAGCTAG
- a CDS encoding hemolysin family protein has translation MALAFTLFAAVLTAAEAAFTYLPRQEAEQLLASGRVRTLAMVLQAPVAHLHALRFWRVWFEMAGAVAVALGFQDLLDNIWLAGLLATVTMAAVGFVLVGVSPRQFGRIHAPAVVKATAPAIRFLCGILGPVPGWLVRLGSAIAPNAPRADAAFFSEEEFRDLVDRASEAEMIEDAEAELIHSVFELGDTKVRAVMVPRTDMLTIDSGSTLQQAMSLFLRSGYSRIPVIGENADQVRGILYLKDVAARLHSRPGSATSTMVDEASRDVRYVPESKAVSDLLKELQRESTHVAIVIDEYGGTAGLVTLEDLIEEIVGEIVDEYDSESPEIEPQPDGRYLISARTSIDDVGELFDLDLDDEEVDTVGGLLAKTLGRVPIVGSQVEIDGLHLYAERLEGRRNRVSHVLVWFQPPKDQENSVAADNGAAAASQAPAGAESETER, from the coding sequence ATGGCGCTGGCCTTCACGCTCTTCGCGGCCGTACTTACCGCCGCTGAGGCAGCGTTTACCTATCTACCGCGGCAGGAAGCCGAACAGCTTCTGGCCAGCGGGCGCGTACGTACGTTGGCTATGGTGCTCCAAGCACCGGTAGCCCACCTGCACGCCCTTCGGTTCTGGCGTGTCTGGTTTGAAATGGCGGGCGCCGTAGCGGTCGCCCTGGGTTTCCAGGACCTGCTGGACAACATCTGGCTGGCGGGACTGCTCGCCACAGTTACCATGGCGGCGGTTGGCTTCGTGCTGGTGGGTGTTTCGCCACGCCAGTTTGGCCGGATCCACGCTCCCGCCGTGGTTAAGGCGACGGCTCCCGCCATACGCTTCCTGTGCGGAATTCTCGGACCAGTACCCGGCTGGCTCGTGCGCCTGGGCAGCGCAATCGCACCGAATGCCCCGCGGGCAGATGCCGCGTTCTTCTCGGAGGAGGAGTTCCGCGACCTTGTGGATCGTGCCAGCGAGGCGGAAATGATCGAAGACGCGGAAGCGGAACTCATCCACTCGGTCTTCGAGCTCGGCGATACCAAGGTCCGTGCCGTGATGGTGCCGCGCACCGATATGCTGACTATCGATTCCGGCTCGACCCTGCAGCAGGCGATGTCCCTGTTCCTGCGTTCGGGTTATTCACGCATTCCGGTCATTGGCGAGAATGCGGATCAAGTGCGCGGTATCCTCTACTTGAAGGACGTAGCCGCCCGGCTACATTCGAGGCCCGGCTCGGCGACGTCGACCATGGTTGATGAGGCTTCCCGTGATGTACGGTATGTGCCGGAGTCCAAGGCTGTCAGCGACCTGCTCAAGGAGCTGCAGCGTGAGTCCACCCATGTGGCTATCGTCATCGACGAATACGGGGGCACTGCCGGTCTGGTCACCTTGGAAGACTTGATCGAGGAAATCGTTGGCGAAATTGTCGACGAGTATGATTCCGAGAGTCCCGAAATCGAGCCGCAGCCGGACGGGCGATACTTGATCAGCGCACGCACCAGTATTGACGACGTCGGCGAACTCTTCGATCTGGATCTGGACGATGAGGAAGTCGACACGGTCGGCGGTTTGCTCGCCAAAACCCTGGGTCGGGTCCCGATTGTCGGCAGCCAGGTGGAGATCGATGGTCTCCACTTGTATGCCGAAAGGCTTGAGGGCAGGCGGAACCGCGTCTCGCATGTGCTTGTATGGTTCCAGCCGCCCAAAGACCAAGAGAATTCAGTGGCTGCCGACAACGGTGCCGCTGCCGCCAGCCAGGCACCCGCAGGTGCGGAATCGGAGACAGAACGATGA
- the ybeY gene encoding rRNA maturation RNase YbeY, translated as MAIEVNNETEYDADEADLARLGRFVLESLYVHPEAELSIILVDTDAMERLHIEWMDEPGPTDVLSFPMDELRPGTAAQPSPAGVLGDIVICPQVADEQAKKAGHSIGDEMLLLATHGLLHLLGYDHAEPEEEQEMFSLQRQLLAAFLGKEAPTETTR; from the coding sequence GTGGCAATCGAAGTCAACAACGAGACAGAGTACGACGCCGACGAAGCCGACCTGGCCCGCCTCGGCCGCTTTGTGCTCGAAAGCCTCTATGTGCACCCGGAAGCCGAACTCTCCATCATCCTGGTCGACACCGACGCCATGGAACGGCTCCACATTGAGTGGATGGACGAGCCGGGGCCCACGGATGTGCTCTCCTTTCCCATGGACGAGCTACGGCCGGGCACAGCGGCGCAGCCCAGTCCCGCCGGCGTCCTTGGCGACATTGTCATCTGTCCGCAAGTCGCGGATGAGCAGGCCAAAAAGGCCGGCCACAGTATTGGCGACGAGATGCTGCTGCTGGCCACGCACGGCCTTCTGCACCTGCTCGGCTACGACCACGCCGAGCCGGAGGAGGAACAGGAAATGTTCTCCCTCCAACGCCAACTGCTCGCTGCGTTCCTGGGCAAGGAAGCGCCCACGGAGACCACGCGTTGA